One stretch of Streptomyces sp. 135 DNA includes these proteins:
- a CDS encoding ATP-dependent DNA ligase: MDLPVMPPVKPMLAKPVAKIPPGMQYEAKWDGFRAIVFRDSDEIEIGSRTGKPLTRYFPELAAALRERLPARCVMDGEIVIARDGRLDFDALTERIHPAASRVATLAKRTPSSFVAFDLLALGDESLTATPMAERRERLVTALSGVTPPVHVAPATTDTEVARRWFEQFEGAGLDGVIAKPLDLLYRQDERVMFKVKHERTADCVVAGYRLHKSGPVVGSLLLGLYDEGGALQHVGVAAAFTMKRRAELIDELEPLRMESAQGHPWAAWGDEAAHETARLPGAPSRWSGKKDLSWVPVRPEWVCEVAYDHMEGGRRFRHTARFRRWRPDRGPESCTYAQLEEPVRYSLTDVLGPPPG, from the coding sequence ATGGATCTGCCGGTGATGCCGCCCGTGAAGCCCATGCTCGCCAAGCCCGTGGCGAAGATCCCGCCGGGCATGCAGTACGAGGCCAAGTGGGACGGGTTCCGTGCGATCGTCTTCCGCGACAGTGACGAGATCGAGATCGGCAGCCGCACGGGCAAGCCCCTCACCCGCTACTTCCCCGAGTTGGCGGCCGCGCTGCGGGAGCGGCTTCCGGCGCGATGCGTGATGGACGGCGAGATCGTGATCGCCAGGGACGGACGGCTGGACTTCGACGCGCTCACGGAGCGCATCCACCCCGCGGCCTCGCGCGTCGCGACGCTCGCCAAGCGCACCCCCTCGTCCTTCGTCGCCTTCGACCTGCTCGCCCTCGGGGACGAGTCGCTGACCGCCACCCCCATGGCGGAACGCCGCGAGCGCCTGGTGACGGCGCTGTCCGGGGTGACACCGCCCGTCCATGTCGCACCGGCGACGACCGACACGGAGGTGGCGCGGCGCTGGTTCGAACAGTTCGAGGGCGCGGGTCTCGACGGGGTCATCGCCAAGCCGCTCGATCTGCTCTACCGCCAGGACGAACGCGTCATGTTCAAGGTCAAGCACGAGCGCACGGCGGACTGCGTGGTCGCGGGCTACCGCCTCCACAAGAGCGGCCCCGTCGTCGGCTCGCTCCTCCTCGGCCTCTACGACGAGGGGGGCGCACTCCAGCACGTGGGTGTCGCCGCGGCCTTCACCATGAAGCGGCGGGCGGAGCTGATCGACGAGCTGGAGCCGCTGCGGATGGAGTCCGCGCAGGGGCACCCGTGGGCCGCCTGGGGAGACGAGGCGGCGCACGAGACGGCACGGCTGCCGGGCGCGCCGAGCCGCTGGTCCGGGAAGAAGGACCTGTCGTGGGTGCCGGTACGCCCCGAGTGGGTGTGCGAAGTGGCGTACGACCACATGGAGGGCGGGCGGCGCTTTCGCCACACGGCGCGGTTTCGCCGGTGGCGCCCCGACCGTGGACCGGAGAGCTGCACCTACGCCCAACTGGAGGAGCCGGTGCGGTACTCGCTCACGGACGTGCTGGGCCCGCCGCCGGGCTGA
- the ligD gene encoding non-homologous end-joining DNA ligase, with product MGETKGKSAAVEIDTGERTVRLSSPDRVVFPERGYTKLDLAQYFLAVGPGILRALRNRPTTLQRYPDGAAGEFFYQKRAPKNHPDWIPTATITFPSGRTADEMCPTEVAAVIWAAQYNTLTFHPWPVRRDDIDHPDELRIDLDPQPGTDYADAVRAAHELRAVLDEFGGLAGWPKTSGGRGLHVFVPIEPRWTFTQVRRAAIACGRELERRMPEQVTTAWWKEERGERIFVDYNQTARDRTIASAYSVRARPHAPVSAPLRWDEVDDAAPEDFDIATMPGRFAEVGDVHARMEERAYSLEALLELATKDEKDHGLGDLPYPPEYPKMPGEPKRVQPSRAKHED from the coding sequence ATGGGTGAAACCAAGGGCAAGAGCGCGGCCGTGGAGATCGACACGGGGGAGCGGACGGTCCGCCTGTCCAGCCCGGACCGGGTCGTCTTCCCCGAGCGCGGCTACACCAAGCTGGACCTCGCCCAGTACTTCCTGGCCGTCGGCCCCGGCATCCTGCGCGCGCTCAGGAACCGCCCCACCACCTTGCAGCGCTACCCGGACGGGGCGGCCGGCGAGTTCTTCTACCAGAAGCGGGCGCCGAAGAACCACCCCGACTGGATCCCCACCGCCACCATCACCTTCCCCAGCGGCCGCACCGCCGACGAGATGTGCCCCACCGAGGTCGCCGCCGTGATCTGGGCGGCCCAGTACAACACGCTCACGTTCCACCCCTGGCCCGTACGGCGCGACGACATCGACCACCCCGACGAACTCCGCATCGACCTCGACCCGCAGCCCGGCACGGACTACGCCGACGCGGTACGCGCCGCACATGAACTGCGGGCCGTCCTCGACGAGTTCGGCGGCCTGGCCGGCTGGCCCAAGACCTCCGGCGGCCGGGGACTGCACGTCTTCGTGCCCATCGAACCGCGCTGGACCTTCACTCAGGTGCGGCGGGCCGCGATCGCCTGCGGGCGCGAGCTGGAGCGGCGCATGCCGGAGCAGGTCACGACGGCGTGGTGGAAGGAGGAGCGCGGCGAACGGATCTTCGTCGACTACAACCAGACGGCCAGGGACCGCACCATCGCCTCCGCCTACTCGGTACGGGCCCGCCCGCACGCCCCCGTGTCGGCGCCCCTGCGGTGGGACGAGGTCGACGACGCGGCGCCCGAGGACTTCGACATCGCCACCATGCCGGGACGCTTCGCGGAGGTCGGCGACGTCCACGCGCGCATGGAGGAGCGGGCCTACTCCCTCGAAGCCCTCCTGGAACTCGCCACCAAGGACGAGAAGGACCACGGGCTCGGCGACCTGCCGTACCCGCCGGAGTACCCGAAGATGCCGGGCGAACCGAAACGGGTGCAGCCGAGCCGCGCCAAGCACGAGGACTAG
- a CDS encoding family 16 glycoside hydrolase: MVLGLTSTAATARDDNNGLAAAQTLTWTADNDINKYKSAPTTAVAGPTTIVFENSEATGNTTGMPHTLTFDVSDPEYNNDVPLNILANPNDDQGGKHTAEVTLTPGRYRYYCTIPGHGAMQGILVVTEGGGEDTTAPQTSAKVEGQTNADGAYVGSASVAVSATDEGSGVERIEYALGADGAWQPYTAPVVVDQVGSHKIRYRASDRAGNVAAEKSVDFKVVAPSTDDRTPPETSATVSGEKNDQGQYVAMATVTVTASDTGSGVNTIEYAIGDGGAWKAYTGPVMVHETGTHKVRYRAADKAGNQAAEKSVEFTVVAPPVEDRTPPETSAKVEGDKDSDGAYLGRAKVTVTATDSGSGIAKIEYSLDGGPYLAYEAPVVVDRVGRHTVAYRASDKAGNTAEARTVSFTVSEGGGVPAPTCPEFDERLTVIVGTVDTGVPNRVTNNRCRINELIEDEKEWTSHALFLKHVKTVTDRLLKEGEIDQREYNKINRAAKQSGIGKPGQTDGYRKIFDGTKESFDKWEQVGGGKFGLNDDGTITSSTTVQGMGMLWFPQRKYGDFSLKLQWRDDAPGNGNTNSGVFVRFPQVHDHPEESRPEWVAIKYGHEVQVLDRPDGDMYKTGSIYGFDRVGLAGAGVTPKGTWNDYEIRVVDQHYSVYRNGVLLNEFDNVGGQDFTPPRGDDPGTDGRRYASGYLGLQVHGVTDVVSYRDIRIKEL, translated from the coding sequence ATGGTGCTCGGCCTGACGTCGACGGCGGCCACGGCACGCGACGACAACAACGGTCTCGCGGCGGCACAGACACTGACCTGGACGGCCGACAACGACATCAACAAGTACAAGTCGGCGCCCACCACAGCGGTGGCGGGACCGACGACGATCGTCTTCGAGAACAGTGAGGCGACCGGCAACACGACGGGCATGCCGCACACACTGACGTTCGACGTCTCGGACCCCGAGTACAACAACGACGTCCCGCTGAACATCCTGGCCAACCCCAACGACGACCAGGGCGGCAAGCACACGGCCGAGGTCACTCTCACCCCCGGCCGCTACCGCTACTACTGCACGATCCCGGGCCACGGAGCGATGCAGGGCATCCTGGTGGTGACCGAGGGCGGCGGCGAGGACACCACGGCTCCCCAGACGTCGGCGAAGGTGGAGGGGCAGACCAACGCCGACGGCGCGTACGTCGGTTCGGCCTCGGTGGCCGTGAGCGCCACGGACGAGGGCTCGGGCGTCGAGAGGATCGAGTACGCGCTCGGGGCGGACGGCGCGTGGCAGCCGTACACCGCGCCCGTGGTCGTCGACCAGGTCGGCTCCCACAAGATCCGTTACCGGGCCTCGGACCGGGCGGGCAATGTGGCGGCGGAGAAGTCCGTCGACTTCAAGGTCGTCGCGCCGTCGACGGACGACAGGACGCCTCCGGAGACGTCGGCCACGGTGTCCGGCGAGAAGAACGACCAAGGGCAGTACGTCGCGATGGCCACGGTCACGGTGACGGCGTCCGACACCGGTTCCGGCGTCAACACGATCGAGTACGCGATCGGTGACGGCGGCGCCTGGAAGGCGTACACCGGCCCGGTCATGGTCCACGAGACGGGCACCCACAAGGTCCGTTACCGCGCCGCCGACAAGGCGGGGAACCAGGCGGCCGAGAAGTCCGTCGAGTTCACCGTGGTCGCGCCTCCGGTCGAGGACAGGACGCCTCCGGAGACGTCGGCGAAGGTCGAGGGCGACAAGGACTCCGACGGCGCCTACCTCGGCAGGGCCAAGGTGACGGTCACCGCGACCGACTCGGGCTCGGGGATCGCGAAGATCGAGTACTCCTTGGACGGCGGCCCGTACCTGGCGTACGAGGCGCCGGTCGTCGTCGACCGCGTGGGGCGGCACACCGTTGCGTACCGGGCGAGCGACAAGGCGGGCAACACGGCCGAGGCCAGGACGGTCTCCTTCACGGTCTCCGAGGGCGGCGGCGTCCCGGCGCCCACCTGCCCGGAGTTCGACGAGCGGTTGACGGTGATCGTGGGCACGGTCGACACGGGCGTCCCCAACCGCGTCACGAACAACCGCTGCCGCATCAACGAACTGATCGAGGACGAGAAGGAGTGGACCTCGCACGCGCTCTTCCTGAAGCACGTCAAGACCGTTACCGACAGGCTTCTTAAAGAAGGCGAGATCGACCAGCGCGAGTACAACAAGATCAACCGCGCCGCCAAGCAGTCGGGCATCGGCAAGCCGGGCCAGACGGACGGCTACCGCAAGATCTTCGACGGCACCAAGGAGTCCTTCGACAAGTGGGAGCAGGTGGGCGGCGGCAAGTTCGGGCTCAACGACGACGGCACGATCACCAGCAGCACCACCGTCCAGGGCATGGGCATGCTGTGGTTCCCGCAGCGGAAGTACGGCGACTTCTCGCTGAAGCTCCAGTGGCGCGACGACGCCCCGGGCAACGGCAACACCAACTCCGGGGTATTCGTGCGCTTCCCGCAGGTCCACGACCACCCGGAGGAGTCGCGTCCGGAGTGGGTGGCCATCAAGTACGGGCATGAGGTGCAGGTGCTCGACCGGCCCGACGGCGACATGTACAAGACGGGGTCGATCTACGGCTTCGACCGGGTGGGTCTGGCCGGCGCCGGCGTCACCCCGAAGGGCACGTGGAACGACTACGAGATCCGCGTGGTGGACCAGCACTACTCGGTCTACCGCAACGGCGTCCTGCTCAACGAGTTCGACAACGTCGGCGGTCAGGACTTCACGCCGCCGCGCGGTGACGACCCGGGCACGGACGGGCGCCGTTACGCGTCCGGCTATCTCGGGCTCCAGGTCCACGGGGTGACGGACGTGGTGTCGTACCGGGACATCAGGATCAAGGAGCTGTAG
- a CDS encoding FAD-dependent oxidoreductase — MGHSRAEGSTRRGFVAGAAAVGGATALGVGVGVAAVPAAAAAGAPRAKHSVAVLGGGVAGLTAAHELAERGFAVTVYERRALGGKARSMDVPNSAKGNRRPLPGEHGFRFIPGIYHNLPDTMRRIPFPGNANGVWDNLVAPREMSFARTGREDLRMPIPWSGSQPEQVSLDDIARALTALLDTAFNLPAHEVAYFVNRALVFLTSCDERRDDDWESTPWWDFVRAEKMSKDYQRLLAIGVTRNIVATKAEEASTRTVGTLGEAFVFNALGQGADGPPDRILNAPTNEAWIDPWVTHLKSLGVEFRVGWTVRELAFGDGRITKTVIEDPGGVRRDITADHYVQAMPVEHARRTWSAAMKAADPQLARCDKLQTDWMTGIQFYLTERPPLVKGHFNCVDSPWSLTGIAQAGHWPERDFPADYGDGVAVDCLSVDISEWDKPGVLYGKTAKQCTREEVAKEVWAQLKAALNDTGKTVLSDGKLHSWFLDPGVDGLGTPNPTNEDELLIHPVGTLHNRPSAATKIPNLFLSGDYVSVDIDLATMEGANAAARQAVNALLERVGSDQKPCTVRPLYRAPAIELAKRHDRTRYRLGLRNALDFG; from the coding sequence ATGGGGCACAGTCGTGCCGAGGGAAGCACACGGCGGGGGTTCGTCGCGGGGGCCGCCGCGGTCGGCGGGGCGACCGCGCTGGGCGTGGGAGTGGGAGTGGCCGCGGTGCCTGCCGCCGCCGCGGCGGGAGCACCGCGGGCGAAGCACTCCGTGGCCGTACTCGGCGGCGGTGTCGCGGGGCTGACGGCCGCCCACGAACTGGCCGAGCGCGGCTTCGCCGTCACGGTCTACGAACGCCGGGCGCTCGGCGGCAAGGCCCGCAGCATGGACGTGCCGAACAGCGCCAAGGGCAACCGCAGACCGCTGCCCGGCGAGCACGGCTTCCGCTTCATCCCGGGGATCTACCACAACCTCCCGGACACCATGCGCCGCATCCCCTTCCCCGGGAACGCCAACGGCGTGTGGGACAACCTCGTCGCGCCCCGCGAGATGTCGTTCGCGCGCACCGGCCGCGAGGACCTGCGCATGCCGATCCCGTGGTCCGGCAGTCAGCCGGAGCAGGTCAGCCTCGACGACATCGCCCGCGCGCTCACCGCTCTGCTCGACACGGCCTTCAACCTGCCGGCGCACGAGGTCGCGTACTTCGTGAACCGCGCCCTGGTCTTCCTGACCAGCTGTGACGAGCGCCGCGACGACGACTGGGAGTCGACGCCGTGGTGGGACTTCGTGCGCGCCGAGAAGATGTCGAAGGACTACCAGCGCCTCCTCGCGATCGGCGTCACCCGCAACATCGTGGCGACGAAGGCCGAGGAGGCGAGCACCCGCACGGTGGGCACCCTCGGCGAGGCCTTCGTTTTCAACGCGCTCGGCCAGGGCGCCGACGGCCCGCCCGACCGGATCCTGAACGCGCCCACGAACGAGGCGTGGATCGACCCCTGGGTGACCCACCTGAAGTCGCTCGGCGTCGAGTTCCGCGTCGGCTGGACGGTCCGCGAGCTGGCGTTCGGCGACGGCCGCATCACCAAGACCGTGATCGAGGACCCGGGCGGCGTACGGCGTGACATCACCGCCGACCACTACGTGCAGGCCATGCCGGTGGAACACGCGCGCAGGACGTGGAGCGCGGCGATGAAGGCGGCCGACCCGCAGCTGGCACGCTGCGACAAGCTGCAGACGGACTGGATGACGGGCATCCAGTTCTATCTGACCGAGCGCCCGCCCCTCGTGAAGGGCCACTTCAACTGCGTCGACTCGCCCTGGTCGCTGACCGGCATCGCGCAGGCGGGCCACTGGCCCGAGCGCGACTTCCCTGCCGACTACGGCGACGGGGTGGCGGTCGACTGCCTGTCGGTGGACATCTCCGAGTGGGACAAGCCGGGGGTGCTGTACGGCAAGACGGCCAAGCAGTGCACCCGCGAGGAGGTGGCCAAGGAGGTGTGGGCACAGCTCAAGGCGGCGCTCAACGACACCGGCAAGACGGTCCTGAGCGACGGCAAGCTGCACTCGTGGTTCCTCGACCCGGGCGTCGACGGCCTCGGCACGCCGAACCCCACGAACGAGGACGAACTCCTCATCCACCCGGTGGGCACCCTGCACAACCGCCCGTCGGCCGCGACGAAGATCCCCAACCTCTTCCTCTCCGGTGACTACGTGTCCGTGGACATCGACCTCGCGACCATGGAGGGCGCCAACGCCGCGGCCCGCCAGGCGGTCAACGCGCTGCTGGAGCGGGTGGGCTCCGACCAGAAGCCGTGCACGGTGCGACCGCTCTACCGCGCCCCGGCCATCGAACTCGCCAAGCGCCACGACCGCACCCGTTACCGACTCGGGCTGCGCAACGCGCTTGATTTCGGCTGA
- a CDS encoding TerC family protein, which translates to MHSVPFWLWMVFVVTVLVSLAVDLLAHRHAHVIGFREAAAWSGVWVGLAIAFGAVVFLVVGTTAGVEYTTAWLLEKSLSVDNLFVFALIFGYFKVPRAYQHRVLFFGVLGALVFRGIFLAAGVAVVSRFTAVLFVFAIILFYSTYKILKEEEDSFDPGKSIAVRLLRKVIPVRDEYAGTRFFVKEAGKRVATPLLAVVAAIEAADLVFAVDSVPAVLAVSSDAFIVYTSNAFAILGLRALFFMLAGLLDRFHYLSKGLAIILAFIGVKLVLQASHKTVSDAIPEIPSPISLAVISLVLAVSVGLSLLRPK; encoded by the coding sequence ATGCACAGTGTGCCGTTCTGGCTATGGATGGTCTTCGTCGTCACCGTGCTGGTGTCCTTGGCGGTCGACCTCCTCGCGCACCGGCACGCCCACGTCATCGGCTTCCGGGAAGCCGCCGCCTGGAGCGGGGTCTGGGTCGGGCTGGCCATCGCCTTCGGCGCCGTCGTCTTCCTCGTGGTGGGCACGACCGCCGGGGTGGAATACACCACCGCGTGGCTCCTGGAGAAGAGCCTGTCGGTCGACAACCTCTTCGTCTTCGCGCTGATCTTCGGCTATTTCAAGGTGCCGCGCGCATATCAGCACCGCGTACTGTTCTTCGGCGTACTCGGCGCCCTGGTCTTCCGCGGCATCTTCCTCGCCGCGGGCGTGGCCGTGGTCAGCCGCTTCACGGCCGTGCTGTTCGTCTTCGCGATCATCCTCTTCTACAGCACCTACAAGATCCTCAAAGAGGAGGAGGACAGTTTCGACCCGGGCAAGAGCATCGCCGTACGCCTGCTCCGCAAGGTCATTCCCGTCCGGGACGAATACGCTGGCACGCGTTTCTTCGTGAAGGAAGCCGGGAAACGCGTCGCCACCCCCCTGCTGGCCGTCGTCGCCGCGATCGAGGCCGCCGACCTCGTCTTCGCCGTGGACAGCGTGCCCGCCGTGCTGGCCGTCAGCAGTGACGCGTTCATCGTCTACACCAGCAACGCTTTCGCCATTCTCGGTCTGCGTGCCCTGTTCTTCATGCTCGCGGGCCTGCTCGACCGCTTCCATTACCTCAGCAAGGGCCTGGCCATCATCCTCGCCTTCATCGGCGTCAAACTCGTGTTGCAGGCCTCGCACAAGACGGTCAGCGACGCCATCCCCGAGATTCCGTCACCGATCAGCCTTGCCGTCATTTCCCTCGTCCTGGCCGTCTCCGTAGGCCTCAGCCTGCTGCGCCCGAAATAG